TGCGAGGGAGAGAGTGCCGGAGCCTCGGTGTTGATCTGCACTTGCACATTGGTGATGTCGGGCACCGCATCGATCGGCAGACGCGCGAGGTTGAATGCACCCCAGATCGCGACGCCGAGAGCGATAACCACAACTGCCCAACGGTAGCGAACCGACAGATCGAGGATAGAACCGATCATTCCTGATCGGTGCTGCTGGTCGGGCGCGAGCGGAGAAGGACTATCAATGGCCATGCTCGGCTTCCTCCTTTCCGAGTTCGGCCTTCAAGAGGAATGCGTTCCGAGTGGCGATCCTCTGACCCTCTCGCAGGCCCGACCTTATCTGGATACGCCCCGCTGACCTTGCCCCGGTCGTCACCGGCATTGCCTGGAATCCGCTTGCCATGCGAACGAAGACGACCTGGCGGCCTTCGACCATCTGCACAGCCTCTTCCGGAACGGAAATCGCGGCAACATCGGCCTCATCCGACGGTCGGATCCGGGCTTGCAAGAACGCGCCCGGACGCAGTTCCGGCACCCCTCCCCGCAGCGCAATGATAGCGGTAGCGCTGCGGCTCTCCGGATCGAGTGCGGGTGTTACCGAACGCACGCGCCCTCCGATCTCGCGGCCCTGCCCCAATTCGAGCGTGGCCTCATCGCCAGGACTGATCCTTGCCGCATCATTGGCGGGTAGCGCCACTTGCACCTGCAACCCACTGGCATTGACGACCTGAAACAGCTCATCGCCAGCAGAGACATAGGCTCCGAGCACGATTTGGGCGCTTGTGACCTGGCCGGAAATCGGACTGGTCACGGCAAGCGAGCGTCCGTTGCCACCAACGCCTGCGGCGGCGGCAGCCGCCTGCGCCCGCGACAATTCTGCTCGCGCGACCTGGAGGTTGGCCTGCGCAGCTTCGAGATCCTGCCGCGCCGTCACATTCGCTTCGAACAGCCGGCGCTCACGGTCATAGAGCGCTGACAATTCACCCACGCGCGCTCGTGCTGCCGCGACTTGCGATGCAAGAGCGGCGGCATCGGCACTCTCGATACTCGCGATCGTCTCGCCCTTACGGACATAGTCGCCAAGCGTCTTGTTGACGCTGCGAACAACTCCGGATGCACGCGCGTCGATCCGCGCGCTCGCGTTCGGAGCGGCGGCAACGGTCGCCGGGAACACCAACTCGGTGGCGGAGCCTGCCTCGACCGTCTCGATATCGATCGACGAGGCTTCGATCTGCTGGTCGCTGATCGGCACGATCCCTTCTGGGGCATCGGCAACCTCGCTGTGCTCGTCTTCGGAATGGTCCTCGGAATCATTAGGCCAGAAGGCCCAAATGGCGGCAGTCGCGAGAAGAACGACCGCGACGGCTATGAGAATGTTACGTTTCATGGGAATGGACCTCACTCTGCAGTGAGCCAGATGAGGCGGGCGGCAAGTACGCCTCGCGTCTCTTCTGCCTGTATCAAGTTTTCACGGATGGCATCCCGCGCTTCGGCGGCGGCCAGAACTTCGATCAGTGGAAACCGCCCATTGCGGTATCCAATCTCGACCAGTCGAAGCGCTTCCTCGGCTTGCGGAAGGCTCGCGCGTGACAAGGTTTCAACCCTTGTCTCGGCAGAACGATAAAGCGTCAGGGTGCGCTCGAATTCCAGTCGATAATCGGCTTCGACAATCGCTTCCTGTGCCTGCGCAGCACGCGCCTGCGCTTCGGCGGCAGCGATATTGCCTTGATTGCGGTTGCCGAAAGGAAGCGGGATCGTAACGCCGACAATAAAGGCCTGGTCGTTGCTGCCTTCGAAGCGCCGCACTCCTGCCATGACACTCGGGTCCGGCACACGAAGCGATCGTTCGCGAGCGATCTCAGCCTGCGCGAGTTCGGTGCGAGCACCGGCCAACCGCAACGGCAGCGGATCAGATGCATCATTCGGAGCGACGGGTGGGCTAATGTCAGGGAAAGAAGACGCGACACGCCAGGGTTCTTCTGTGGGCACCCACAGCGCAGTGAGGGCCTGGCTCGAAGCAATCTCGTCAGCTTCGGCAGCCTGCAATTGCGCTTCCGCTTCGGCAAGCGATGCCTGGGCTCGCATGGCCCGTAAAGGAGGCTCTCGCCCGACCTCGACCAGCACGGTTGCGATACGCGCAAGTTCGCGATTGCGCTCGACGATTTCACGCGCGAGTTCGACGCGTTGTCCAGCGGCGACTGCCGCAATGTAGCGCTCTCTCACGGCCAGCGCGAGTTCAGCGGTCGACATATCCCGGCGAACCCCAGCAATCCTCGCCGATGCTTCCGCGCTTCCGATGCGCGCGCGGCGCTTCCCGCCAAGCTCGATCTGCTGTGCGAAGCCCAGCGTATACTCGCTGGACTGGAGACCGGAAAACGCTCCGGTTCCCGCGACATTCTCCGCCTCGAAGCTCAGCTCCGGATTGGGTCGCAGCCGCGCCTGCGTGATGGCTGCGCGCGCTGCTTCTTCCTCCGCTAAAGGCCCGTAGACCCTCGGATTGACAGAGGCTGCGTCTTCCGCGCCTGTACCAACGCCAGCGCGTTCAAGCGCTTCGTCGAGCGTAATCGTGTTTTGTGCCCATGTTTGCGAGCCGATGGACGCGGCCATAAGTGCCGCGGCCAGTGCAATGCACCGCATTTCGTATCTCCTGACTGAAACCTGGCGAGCGAGATTGCGCTCGCCACAAAAAAGGTCTCGGTCAGGCCTTCGGGGGCTGTTTGGGTACGGACGGCATGCGCGACGCCAGGGATGCTACACGCAGCGGTCGCTTCAACGTTTCTCGATGCCAGAAAGCGTTTGATACGAGGTTGCCAACTTCGCTCAAATTGAAACTGCAATTGTGATGGTGGCCACCCGCGTGGTCCTGCCGGGTCTGATCATCATCAGGGACGTCGGCATCGAAGTGCTCTGCGCCATGCGCGTAGACATGGTCGGCGGCGTGCGCAAACGTCTCTCCCTGTTCGGCATGCACATCGGGCACCATCAGCAGATTGCTGAAAAGGAGCGCGACAAACGCAAGAAAAGGCAAGATAAGACGTCGCATTACGGCGCCGCTACTAGGGTTTCGGCGCGCATGGTGCAAGAAACTATTCTGGCAAGGTTGTTTGGGAGTTTGCTCATGTCGTTATCGCCTATGGACCTGGTCAGGTAGCGAGAATATTTCTGCAAGGTCATCCGGGTACGGCATCGGCGTGAAGGCATTAACGTTGGACCGTCCCGTGTTACCCCAAGGCAGCCTGCCCGTAATATTGCCGAGCGGCGCCAGAACCAGTCGCACGAACTGTCCGAGAGCTTCGCCGATCTCCCCTTGTGTGAGAGCAAACCTGAGCATCGCAATATGCGATCGGATATGCTGCCAGAAAAATGCCTGACCGAGGATGTGCTCGCGCTCAAGTGCCCTCCACGCCGCGTCACAATTGCCTACCTGTTTTGCCTTTTCGAAAGCGGCTCTTTCGATTTCGATCAACGAGAGGATCTGTTCCTTTGCCATGATGGTCATCGGCTTTCCCCTCTTTCTAAATGAAGGCGCTCAGACCTAAGCTCAGACATCGCCTGCCGCGCGATGGCGATGGACGACCGGAGGAACAAGCCTGCCAGCATGATTGCCACGAGCAAATCCGGCAATGCACTCGCGGTCGCGGCGACAAGAAGGCCCGCGACGATCACGGCGACATTGCCAATCGCGTCATTACGCGAACACAGCCAGACCGAGCGGACATTGCTGTCGCCGTCGCGCCATTTGAGCAGGATGATGACGCTTGCAACATTCGCGCCGAGCGCGAGCAGTGCGACCAAGCTCATGGTCTGCGCTTCGGGCGGCACGCCTTCTGCAAACCGCAACGCTGTCATTCCAAGAACTGTGATGGCGATAAGCGCGAGCGAGCCGCTTTTGATCAAGGAGGCCATAGCTCTGGTTCGAATGGATGCGCCGATCACAGCCAGGCTAAGGCCATAAGTCGCGGCGTCCCCAGCGAAGTCGAGGGCATCGGCTTTCAGAGCTTGCGAGCCGGAGGCCATACCGGCCCACATCTCGATAACGAACATGGTCGCATTGATCGCGATCACTATGATCAAGGCCCGC
The Sphingopyxis macrogoltabida genome window above contains:
- a CDS encoding efflux RND transporter periplasmic adaptor subunit, whose translation is MKRNILIAVAVVLLATAAIWAFWPNDSEDHSEDEHSEVADAPEGIVPISDQQIEASSIDIETVEAGSATELVFPATVAAAPNASARIDARASGVVRSVNKTLGDYVRKGETIASIESADAAALASQVAAARARVGELSALYDRERRLFEANVTARQDLEAAQANLQVARAELSRAQAAAAAAGVGGNGRSLAVTSPISGQVTSAQIVLGAYVSAGDELFQVVNASGLQVQVALPANDAARISPGDEATLELGQGREIGGRVRSVTPALDPESRSATAIIALRGGVPELRPGAFLQARIRPSDEADVAAISVPEEAVQMVEGRQVVFVRMASGFQAMPVTTGARSAGRIQIRSGLREGQRIATRNAFLLKAELGKEEAEHGH
- a CDS encoding TolC family protein; amino-acid sequence: MAASIGSQTWAQNTITLDEALERAGVGTGAEDAASVNPRVYGPLAEEEAARAAITQARLRPNPELSFEAENVAGTGAFSGLQSSEYTLGFAQQIELGGKRRARIGSAEASARIAGVRRDMSTAELALAVRERYIAAVAAGQRVELAREIVERNRELARIATVLVEVGREPPLRAMRAQASLAEAEAQLQAAEADEIASSQALTALWVPTEEPWRVASSFPDISPPVAPNDASDPLPLRLAGARTELAQAEIARERSLRVPDPSVMAGVRRFEGSNDQAFIVGVTIPLPFGNRNQGNIAAAEAQARAAQAQEAIVEADYRLEFERTLTLYRSAETRVETLSRASLPQAEEALRLVEIGYRNGRFPLIEVLAAAEARDAIRENLIQAEETRGVLAARLIWLTAE
- a CDS encoding DUF3703 domain-containing protein, whose translation is MTIMAKEQILSLIEIERAAFEKAKQVGNCDAAWRALEREHILGQAFFWQHIRSHIAMLRFALTQGEIGEALGQFVRLVLAPLGNITGRLPWGNTGRSNVNAFTPMPYPDDLAEIFSLPDQVHRR
- a CDS encoding cation transporter; protein product: MFDGLSPAYKRALIIVIAINATMFVIEMWAGMASGSQALKADALDFAGDAATYGLSLAVIGASIRTRAMASLIKSGSLALIAITVLGMTALRFAEGVPPEAQTMSLVALLALGANVASVIILLKWRDGDSNVRSVWLCSRNDAIGNVAVIVAGLLVAATASALPDLLVAIMLAGLFLRSSIAIARQAMSELRSERLHLERGESR